Genomic DNA from Amycolatopsis alba DSM 44262:
ATGGTCGCGTCCTTCGACAGGAGGGCGCGGTCACGGCGCTTCACCTCGGTGACGTCGCGCACCAGCACCAGCGCGCCGGCGGCCTGCCCGGCGGGACGCAGCGGCAGCGCACGGAACAGCACGACGGCGCCGCGGCGGGAATCGGCCTCCGTGCGGCTGCTGGGCTTGCCGTCGAGCGCCTCGATGATCCGGTGCGAAACCTCGGTCGCGTCGAACGGGTCACGGATGAGCGACCTGGTCAGCGGTGCGAGGCGCTGCCCGACGAGGTCGGATTCATGCCCCATCCGGTGATAGGCCGACAGCCCGTTCGGGCTGGCGAAGACCACCGTGCCGGTCGGGTCGAGGCGGATCAGGCCGTCGCCGACGCGTGGGCTGGTGTGCGTGTCCGTCTGGTTCCCCGGACTGGGGAAGGTGCCGTCGACGATCATCTGGCACAGGTCGCCCGCGCTGCCGAGATAGGCGATCTCCAGCGGGCTCGGCACCCGCGAGGCAGCCAGGTTCGTCTCGCGGCTGAGGACGGCGATCACCGTTCCGCCGAACACCACCGGGATGGCCTCGCGGCGCATCGGCAGGTCGCGGTACCAATGCGGGTCCTCTTCGCGGCAGATCCGCACCTCGCGGCTCGCCTTGGCCAGCTGCGGATGCTCGTCCTCGGTGAACCGGGTGCCGACGACGTCCTCCGGATGGGCCGTCGGCGCCGTCGTCGGGCGCGCGTGCGCGACGCAGACGTAGTCGCCGCCGTCGGGTTGCAGCTCCTGTGAGACGGCGACCCAGAGCAGGAAGTCGGCGAAGGACAGGTCGGCCAGCAGCTGCCATTCGGCGACCACGGTCTGGAGATGGTCCGCGGCTTCGCCGGACAGGCCGGTGTTCTCCGCGAGCAGATCGGAAAGGGTGGACACGTCCCCATCCAAGCAGGGTGAGGGCCGCATGACACACTGGACAGGTTGACCCTGGCCCAGCGGTGTCGTATCACCCCGCGAGGGCCACTCGGACGAGGAGTGAAACATGTCGAAGCGCGCCCGCAAGCGTCGCGACCGTAAGAAGAACGGCGCGAACCACGGCAAGAAGCCCAACTCCTGATCATCGATCAGACAGCGAAGGCCCCCGCACCGATCCGGTACGGGGGCCTTCGTGTGTCCTGAGCGGGCTACTCGAAAGTCTGCTCGATCTTGACCTCGGTGCGTTCGATGGTGATCGCGCCCTTGGTCTGCACGGTCTGGCGGATCGAGGCCCGCAGCCGGGACTTGAGGTCGTCCGGCGCGTGGTCACCGCCGCACTTGCGGGCGAGGAGCTGCTTGATGTGCTCGTCGATGCCGTATTCCTCGAGGCACGGCGGGCAGTCCTCGATGTGCTTGCGCAGGGCGGCGTCGCGCTCGGCGCTGCACTCCCTGTCGAGGAGCAGGTAGATGTCGGCGAGGGCTTCCTCGCACTTGACCTTGTCGTCGGCGCCGGAGCAGTAGTCGTCGGTCATCGCCCCGCCACCTCCTGCTGTTTGCCCGCGCGGATGAAGCCCCGTTCGCGGGCCACGTCGGCGA
This window encodes:
- a CDS encoding sensor histidine kinase; this encodes MSTLSDLLAENTGLSGEAADHLQTVVAEWQLLADLSFADFLLWVAVSQELQPDGGDYVCVAHARPTTAPTAHPEDVVGTRFTEDEHPQLAKASREVRICREEDPHWYRDLPMRREAIPVVFGGTVIAVLSRETNLAASRVPSPLEIAYLGSAGDLCQMIVDGTFPSPGNQTDTHTSPRVGDGLIRLDPTGTVVFASPNGLSAYHRMGHESDLVGQRLAPLTRSLIRDPFDATEVSHRIIEALDGKPSSRTEADSRRGAVVLFRALPLRPAGQAAGALVLVRDVTEVKRRDRALLSKDATIREIHHRVKNNLQTVAALLRLQSRRTSSEEARLALGESVRRVSSIAMVHEALSISVDERVDLDKLLDNVLPMVGEVATAESQVGLSRTGSFGVVVAEIATPLVMVLAELVQNAIEHAFPDGRPGKVELVVERSARWLDVVIRDNGRGLPSGFSLERSDGLGLQIVRTLVESELRGSLSIRGLRGEAEEAGGRRAGTEAALRIPLSRRL
- a CDS encoding 50S ribosomal protein bL37, which produces MSKRARKRRDRKKNGANHGKKPNS
- the rsrA gene encoding mycothiol system anti-sigma-R factor; the protein is MTDDYCSGADDKVKCEEALADIYLLLDRECSAERDAALRKHIEDCPPCLEEYGIDEHIKQLLARKCGGDHAPDDLKSRLRASIRQTVQTKGAITIERTEVKIEQTFE